Proteins from one Methanobrevibacter thaueri genomic window:
- a CDS encoding GumC domain-containing protein, translated as MSDDKPMNTMYGGKIKLDLDKLKNRSKSKTEEKTVEAMDVEPVKEQVPEPVVETQEEVVVEESVEEVDDLPELVDEEIVESVSEPAEEVVEEPVVEDVPEPVEEVVEEAVVEDVPEPVEEVFEEVPEVKKKSSKPKKSKKSNKKSSDNADLKQKLDEKDKKLSNQSNELNYLTNKVIPKLKKENAELKNIKNELTTALEKTSRKYFDQLDINADLSNTIGKIGAESAVHKVRADKLESQLDSVKEDLESQIAELKEELDNSNVVEIKKENGKLSNEVKELKEKLSDARKENISLSEEVDKLRAEIIEFGNYKEEVDAQNKKEIDGYKEEISSLKTQLKIKESSYDKLSNESSKTIADLRKQVTKLEESAEKASGKGLLNRFR; from the coding sequence ATGTCTGATGATAAACCAATGAACACCATGTATGGTGGAAAGATAAAATTGGATTTAGATAAACTCAAAAATAGATCTAAAAGTAAAACAGAAGAAAAGACAGTTGAAGCGATGGATGTGGAACCTGTAAAAGAACAAGTTCCGGAACCTGTTGTTGAAACTCAAGAAGAAGTAGTTGTTGAAGAATCTGTGGAAGAAGTTGACGACCTTCCAGAACTGGTTGATGAGGAAATCGTTGAGAGTGTTTCCGAACCTGCTGAAGAGGTTGTTGAGGAGCCGGTCGTTGAGGATGTTCCTGAGCCTGTTGAAGAGGTTGTTGAGGAAGCAGTTGTTGAGGATGTTCCTGAGCCTGTTGAAGAGGTTTTTGAGGAAGTTCCTGAAGTTAAGAAGAAATCTTCCAAACCTAAGAAATCAAAAAAATCCAATAAGAAATCCTCTGACAATGCAGATTTGAAACAGAAATTGGATGAGAAAGATAAAAAACTGTCCAACCAATCAAATGAACTAAACTACTTGACCAACAAAGTAATTCCAAAACTCAAAAAGGAAAACGCTGAACTCAAAAACATTAAAAACGAGTTAACTACCGCACTGGAAAAGACATCAAGAAAATACTTTGACCAATTGGACATCAATGCCGATTTAAGTAACACTATAGGAAAAATCGGTGCAGAAAGTGCAGTTCACAAAGTAAGAGCCGATAAACTTGAATCCCAATTGGATTCAGTCAAGGAAGATTTGGAATCCCAAATCGCAGAGTTGAAAGAAGAGCTTGACAACTCCAACGTTGTTGAAATCAAAAAGGAAAACGGCAAGCTATCCAATGAAGTCAAAGAGTTAAAAGAAAAGTTATCCGATGCAAGAAAAGAAAACATATCACTTTCCGAAGAAGTCGATAAGTTAAGAGCTGAAATCATCGAGTTTGGAAATTATAAGGAAGAAGTCGATGCCCAAAACAAGAAGGAAATCGACGGATACAAGGAAGAGATTTCCTCACTTAAAACACAACTCAAGATTAAGGAAAGCAGTTACGACAAACTTTCAAACGAATCCAGCAAGACTATTGCCGATTTAAGAAAGCAAGTAACCAAACTTGAGGAATCTGCGGAAAAAGCATCCGGCAAAGGATTATTAAACAGATTTAGATAG
- the polC gene encoding DNA polymerase II large subunit, producing the protein MDYFDRLEAETNHLYEIANEARSKGLDVETKTEVPLAKDLAERVEGLVGPEGVAQRIKELEKDMDRESVAFEIAAEIADGTFELTGEKAKWNEEQRCDQGLRTALAILTEGVVAAPLEGISDVKIKQNFDGTKYIGVYFAGPIRSAGGTAAALAVLLGDKIRQAINIDEFKPIEDEIERYVEEVELYESEVTNLQYSPTPEEVRFAANHIPVEVSGEQTDQVEVSHRDLERVETNNIRGGALLAMVEGVIQKSKKIKKIANKLGLDWDWLEEYSKPKKSDSSDDGGDSDVALEEPKYIQDIIGGRPILGYPSEKGGFRLRYGRSRNTGLATMGVHPATMALLEFLAVGTQLKIEYPGKGNCVVPVDSIEGPIVKLKNGDVVVIDSVRQAQKLKKDVVEILFLGDMLVAFGEFLRNNQPLYPSGWVEEWWIQLLMRSEKFDKDNTDLDLHALEYDYLPAVEAFRLSKEYDIPLHPKYTYCYNDVTINDLNGLYDLLDASKSTYKPEEGIKLDFSYPKRVLEVIGVPHIVRDGKIIIDKDHSYALLITLSDRLPERKTTIEALNEVSPVKIIDKAPAYIGTRVGRPEKSKERLMRPAPHGLIPIGNFGGSRRLVATAAKKGSIKVEISRRRCTNPECGISSFGALCPKCGHPTEKGKPSMKSIPLASMLKKASDNVKVRRVDEVKGVVGMISESKLPEPLEKGILRAKHEVFTFKDGTIRHDSTDLPLTHFVPKEIGVNVEKLLEMGYEKDCYGNPIESEDQIIELKVQDIVISDNCGDYLLRTAQFIDDELTRYYGMEPFYNVKEKSDMIGHLVAGLAPHTSAGVLGRIVGFTKALGCYAHPYFHSAKRRNCDSDEDAVMLLLDALINFSKTYLPNTRGGSMDAPLVLSSRIDPEEIDDESHNLDIFERFPVEFYEETYTPHKPADVLEYIDNVEMHLGTPEQYEGLMFSHHTSNIHAGPTVCLYKRLPSMREKVEAQISLAESIRAVDQRGVVEKVLSSHFLPDIMGNSRAFSKQKVRCTKCGAKYRRMPLTGKCSCGGNLILSVSKGSVTKYLEISRDLVNRYPVSHYLEQRLEIQEFGINSLFESDKSKQSSLDVFF; encoded by the coding sequence ATGGATTATTTTGATAGATTAGAAGCTGAAACCAATCACCTATACGAGATAGCTAATGAAGCAAGGTCTAAGGGTTTGGATGTTGAAACAAAAACCGAAGTTCCACTTGCAAAGGATTTAGCGGAAAGAGTTGAAGGGCTTGTAGGTCCTGAAGGTGTTGCGCAACGTATTAAGGAATTAGAGAAAGATATGGATCGTGAGTCTGTCGCTTTTGAAATTGCTGCTGAAATTGCAGACGGGACCTTCGAATTGACAGGCGAGAAGGCGAAATGGAATGAGGAGCAAAGATGCGACCAGGGTCTCAGGACAGCACTTGCAATCCTTACGGAAGGAGTGGTTGCAGCGCCGTTGGAGGGAATTTCCGACGTTAAAATCAAACAGAACTTCGACGGTACAAAATATATCGGAGTGTATTTTGCAGGACCTATCAGAAGTGCTGGAGGTACTGCGGCAGCCCTTGCAGTGCTTTTGGGAGACAAGATCAGACAGGCAATCAACATCGATGAGTTCAAGCCTATTGAAGATGAAATCGAAAGGTATGTGGAAGAGGTCGAGCTATACGAGTCAGAAGTTACAAACCTGCAATACTCACCAACACCAGAGGAAGTGAGATTTGCGGCCAACCATATCCCTGTGGAGGTTTCAGGTGAACAGACCGACCAGGTTGAAGTGTCCCACCGTGATTTGGAGCGTGTTGAAACAAACAACATTCGTGGGGGAGCTTTGCTTGCGATGGTTGAGGGAGTTATCCAGAAATCCAAGAAGATCAAAAAGATTGCAAACAAGTTGGGTCTTGACTGGGACTGGCTTGAAGAGTATTCAAAGCCTAAAAAAAGCGATTCGTCAGATGACGGCGGAGACTCCGATGTCGCTCTTGAAGAGCCTAAATACATCCAGGATATCATCGGCGGAAGGCCTATTCTAGGATACCCTTCCGAAAAGGGAGGTTTCAGGTTAAGGTATGGTCGTTCACGTAACACCGGCCTTGCCACAATGGGAGTCCATCCTGCAACAATGGCACTGCTCGAGTTTCTGGCCGTTGGAACACAGCTGAAGATTGAATATCCTGGTAAGGGAAACTGTGTTGTTCCCGTTGATTCTATTGAGGGACCAATCGTCAAGCTAAAAAACGGTGACGTTGTCGTGATTGACAGCGTAAGGCAAGCTCAGAAGCTGAAAAAGGATGTTGTTGAAATACTCTTCCTTGGTGACATGCTCGTTGCGTTCGGTGAGTTCTTAAGGAACAACCAACCGTTATATCCGTCAGGATGGGTTGAGGAATGGTGGATTCAGCTGCTTATGAGAAGCGAGAAATTCGACAAGGACAACACCGATCTGGATTTGCACGCACTTGAATATGATTATCTGCCTGCAGTCGAGGCGTTCAGGCTGTCCAAGGAGTATGACATTCCGCTCCACCCTAAATACACTTATTGCTATAATGACGTTACCATAAATGATTTGAATGGGTTATATGATTTGCTTGATGCCTCAAAATCAACCTATAAACCTGAAGAGGGCATTAAGCTTGACTTCTCTTATCCGAAAAGGGTTCTTGAAGTTATCGGCGTGCCGCATATCGTTCGTGACGGCAAGATAATCATTGACAAGGACCACTCCTATGCATTGCTCATCACATTATCCGACAGATTGCCTGAAAGGAAAACAACAATTGAAGCCCTGAATGAGGTTTCACCTGTCAAGATCATTGACAAGGCTCCGGCCTACATCGGTACCCGTGTCGGCAGACCTGAAAAATCAAAGGAAAGACTTATGAGACCTGCCCCTCACGGATTGATACCTATCGGCAATTTTGGAGGTTCAAGAAGGCTGGTTGCCACCGCCGCCAAGAAAGGCAGCATCAAGGTAGAGATTTCCAGAAGAAGATGTACCAATCCCGAATGTGGAATCAGCTCATTTGGCGCACTTTGTCCTAAATGTGGCCATCCGACTGAAAAGGGAAAACCTTCAATGAAAAGCATTCCGCTTGCATCAATGCTCAAAAAGGCTTCCGACAATGTCAAGGTCAGAAGGGTCGACGAGGTCAAGGGTGTTGTCGGAATGATTTCAGAGTCCAAATTGCCTGAACCGTTGGAGAAAGGAATTCTCAGGGCAAAACATGAGGTGTTCACCTTTAAGGACGGAACAATCCGTCATGACTCAACCGATTTGCCGTTGACACATTTTGTTCCTAAGGAAATTGGAGTAAACGTTGAAAAGCTGCTTGAAATGGGTTATGAGAAAGATTGTTACGGCAATCCTATTGAGAGTGAGGACCAAATCATTGAGCTTAAGGTCCAGGACATTGTAATTTCCGACAACTGTGGGGATTACCTGCTTCGTACCGCCCAGTTCATTGATGACGAGCTCACAAGGTATTACGGCATGGAGCCGTTCTACAACGTTAAGGAGAAAAGCGACATGATTGGCCATCTCGTTGCCGGCCTTGCTCCGCACACATCCGCAGGAGTTCTGGGCAGAATAGTCGGTTTCACAAAGGCTTTGGGATGCTATGCACACCCTTATTTCCATTCAGCCAAACGTAGAAACTGTGACAGTGACGAGGATGCGGTGATGCTGTTGCTTGACGCATTGATCAACTTCTCAAAAACATACTTGCCTAACACTAGGGGAGGAAGTATGGATGCTCCTTTGGTTTTATCCTCAAGGATTGACCCTGAAGAGATAGACGACGAATCCCACAACCTGGACATCTTTGAAAGGTTCCCTGTCGAGTTTTATGAGGAAACCTACACTCCTCACAAGCCTGCAGATGTTCTTGAATACATAGACAATGTCGAGATGCACCTGGGAACACCTGAACAGTATGAGGGATTGATGTTTTCCCACCACACCTCAAACATCCATGCGGGCCCGACCGTTTGTCTTTACAAACGTCTGCCTTCAATGAGGGAAAAGGTTGAAGCCCAAATCAGCCTTGCCGAAAGCATCAGGGCCGTTGACCAGCGTGGTGTTGTCGAGAAGGTACTGTCATCACATTTCCTGCCGGACATCATGGGTAACTCAAGGGCATTTTCCAAGCAGAAGGTTAGATGCACAAAGTGCGGCGCAAAGTACAGAAGAATGCCGCTTACCGGAAAATGTTCATGCGGTGGAAATCTGATTTTGTCAGTTTCCAAGGGATCAGTTACCAAGTATCTTGAGATTTCAAGGGATTTGGTTAACAGATATCCAGTATCCCACTATCTTGAGCAGCGTCTGGAGATTCAGGAGTTCGGTATTAACTCATTGTTTGAAAGTGATAAATCCAAGCAGAGTTCACTTGACGTGTTCTTCTAA
- the nrdD gene encoding anaerobic ribonucleoside-triphosphate reductase, producing the protein MEKISELGNNLEKSVKINVEKNNGIRERFSYEKLMKSLIMVETPFFESDKIIATVVSQLYDGIKTKEIKKIVYECLEDIDPEIANKYLASTQLKVRTSRDTIEAFDLSKIANTLIEETGASQETAFEIATETWKELKKLNVEYLTAPMIREMVNTKLIEYGLEDLRSRYTRLGIPVYNITSLIENGNRDNANMIHNPESIHKHVADEALKQYALLKMLPAHLADAHMSGDIHIHDLEFFAGRPLNCLQHDIRTFIRYGLKVDGTGDHTSIAGAPNHMETLMNHTGEIMLAAQQNMSGGQSMSLWNVFVAPFARGRSYDEIKQAVQMLIYNLNMAYAARGSQVPFTSMALEFGVPDFLKEETAYGPKGQVVGTYADFEDETRLIQRAFTETLLEGDNEGKPHLFPNTIYTLREETMTSEYEEDLRLVHELSAKYGSSYFVNMFPKYRGKMANYMGCRTCLQDTWTGDWDQDCLRTGNLAYVTLNFPRIGYQSKDESQVFEYLDEYMDLAVETLMLRREQGLKCLNDFHILPFLKQDVNGEPYYRIENSTLSFGFVGLNEMLLSLFGEGIENPDSNKFGVKCLEYVNDRAKKLQEETGLRWSVLQTPAESTAYRFATLDKKQFGDQAIVQGDGNANYYTNSSHVPVDTGLSLIEKIKIEEQYHGLTPGGHIFHAFMGESYSDPDSLMSLTNKIARKSDIGFWAYSSALSFCLKCKTLMKGLNNTCPTCGEKEDVEWYDRITGYVQQVGRAKSASGGWNPGKRQELIDRRRFEDN; encoded by the coding sequence ATGGAAAAAATATCAGAATTAGGAAATAACTTAGAAAAATCCGTTAAAATTAATGTAGAAAAGAATAACGGTATCAGAGAAAGATTCAGTTATGAAAAATTAATGAAATCATTGATAATGGTAGAAACCCCATTCTTTGAATCAGACAAAATCATAGCAACCGTAGTATCTCAATTATACGATGGGATCAAAACCAAAGAAATCAAAAAAATTGTTTACGAATGCTTAGAAGACATTGATCCTGAAATCGCAAACAAATACTTAGCAAGTACCCAATTAAAAGTACGTACTTCAAGAGATACTATTGAAGCATTTGACTTATCAAAAATCGCTAACACCTTAATTGAAGAAACCGGTGCTAGCCAAGAAACTGCTTTTGAAATCGCAACTGAAACTTGGAAAGAACTTAAAAAATTAAATGTGGAATACTTGACCGCACCTATGATTAGGGAAATGGTTAACACAAAATTAATCGAATACGGTTTAGAAGACTTAAGAAGCCGTTACACCCGTTTAGGTATCCCTGTATACAACATTACCTCTTTAATTGAAAACGGTAACAGGGACAACGCAAACATGATCCACAACCCGGAAAGTATCCACAAACATGTAGCAGACGAAGCATTAAAACAATATGCTCTCTTGAAAATGTTGCCAGCACACTTAGCAGACGCACACATGTCTGGAGACATTCACATTCACGATTTGGAATTCTTCGCAGGAAGACCTTTAAACTGTTTACAACATGATATAAGAACATTCATCAGATACGGACTTAAAGTGGACGGTACCGGTGACCACACCTCAATTGCAGGTGCACCAAACCACATGGAAACCTTAATGAACCACACTGGTGAAATCATGCTTGCAGCACAACAAAACATGTCCGGTGGACAATCAATGTCCCTCTGGAACGTATTTGTCGCACCATTTGCAAGAGGCAGATCCTACGATGAAATCAAACAAGCTGTTCAAATGCTTATATATAACTTAAACATGGCTTACGCCGCAAGAGGATCACAAGTTCCATTCACAAGTATGGCATTGGAATTCGGTGTTCCTGATTTCTTAAAAGAAGAAACCGCATACGGACCAAAAGGTCAAGTTGTCGGAACTTACGCTGATTTTGAAGATGAAACCAGATTAATCCAAAGGGCATTCACTGAAACATTGCTTGAAGGAGACAATGAAGGTAAACCTCATTTATTCCCAAATACAATCTACACTCTCCGTGAAGAAACAATGACCAGTGAATACGAAGAAGACTTAAGATTAGTTCATGAATTGTCCGCAAAATATGGTTCATCATACTTTGTAAACATGTTCCCTAAATACAGAGGAAAAATGGCAAACTACATGGGATGCAGAACCTGTTTACAAGACACCTGGACCGGTGACTGGGATCAAGACTGTTTAAGAACCGGTAACCTCGCTTACGTAACCTTAAACTTCCCAAGAATCGGATACCAATCCAAAGATGAATCCCAAGTATTCGAATACTTAGACGAATACATGGACCTTGCAGTTGAAACCTTGATGCTCAGAAGAGAACAAGGATTAAAATGTTTAAACGATTTCCACATTTTACCATTCTTAAAACAAGATGTAAATGGGGAACCATACTACAGAATTGAAAATTCAACTTTATCCTTCGGTTTTGTTGGACTTAACGAAATGTTATTATCCTTATTCGGTGAAGGAATCGAAAACCCTGACTCCAACAAGTTCGGTGTAAAATGTCTCGAATACGTAAATGACAGAGCTAAAAAATTACAAGAAGAAACCGGACTCAGATGGTCTGTTTTACAAACCCCTGCTGAATCCACCGCTTACAGATTCGCAACTCTCGACAAAAAACAATTCGGAGACCAAGCTATCGTACAAGGTGACGGAAACGCTAACTACTACACAAACTCCTCACACGTACCAGTAGACACCGGATTATCCTTAATCGAAAAAATCAAAATTGAAGAACAATATCACGGTTTAACTCCTGGTGGTCACATCTTCCATGCATTCATGGGAGAATCCTACTCAGATCCAGATTCATTAATGAGTTTAACCAATAAAATCGCAAGAAAATCCGATATCGGATTCTGGGCTTACAGCTCAGCATTAAGCTTCTGTTTAAAATGCAAAACCTTGATGAAAGGTTTAAACAATACTTGCCCTACCTGCGGGGAAAAAGAAGATGTAGAATGGTATGACAGAATTACCGGTTACGTACAACAAGTTGGACGTGCAAAATCTGCATCCGGTGGTTGGAACCCAGGTAAACGTCAAGAATTGATTGATAGAAGAAGATTTGAAGATAACTAA
- a CDS encoding 50S ribosomal protein L21e, with protein sequence MQRSRGLKSRSRKKMTKVQRPGRTNPITNRMQRFEEGDLVHITINPSIQKGQPAPRFHGKTGKITGQKGKAYIVSLKDGNKPKELIVRPDHLKLQE encoded by the coding sequence ATGCAAAGATCAAGAGGATTAAAAAGTAGATCAAGAAAAAAAATGACTAAAGTACAAAGACCGGGCAGAACTAACCCGATTACTAACAGAATGCAAAGATTCGAAGAAGGAGATTTAGTTCACATTACTATTAACCCATCCATCCAAAAAGGACAACCTGCTCCTAGATTCCACGGTAAAACCGGTAAAATCACAGGTCAAAAAGGTAAAGCTTACATTGTGTCCTTAAAAGATGGTAACAAACCTAAAGAGTTAATAGTAAGACCTGACCACTTAAAATTACAAGAATGA
- a CDS encoding RNA polymerase Rpb4 family protein, protein MIGKEVLKTEPITGSEVEKIIEDFAEDNELNYEQNLTLNHLKRFERYSAEDAKEIFDKLQDDFGLRAKVAAHIVDLVPKDLADMRLIFAKEPSKTDKEDMEKILEFLEGYDVKE, encoded by the coding sequence ATGATTGGAAAAGAAGTTCTTAAAACCGAACCTATTACAGGTTCCGAAGTTGAAAAAATAATTGAGGATTTTGCTGAAGACAACGAATTGAACTACGAGCAAAATCTAACATTAAACCATCTCAAAAGGTTTGAAAGATATTCCGCAGAAGATGCAAAAGAAATATTCGATAAACTTCAAGATGATTTTGGTTTAAGAGCTAAAGTTGCAGCTCATATCGTTGATTTGGTTCCTAAGGATTTAGCTGACATGAGATTGATTTTCGCTAAAGAACCAAGCAAAACAGACAAGGAAGACATGGAAAAAATCCTAGAATTCCTTGAAGGATATGACGTTAAAGAATAG
- a CDS encoding DUF655 domain-containing protein, translated as MVDKNKREKRPTVKKEENAVVLDYLSRGYVKSDMSKFGGKPIAQAIGTEQFTLLELAPKNGVDLEIQDTVYIGKGKRDKIYRVLGKLDYENLTATSRIELDYAIRDIVEANEDRFVEFFNVADSVSTRMHSLELIPGIGKKYMWDIIKAREEKPFESFEDISERLPTLADPAGMIVNRVKQELDTTKPRRGKNRYYLFTQPPRAARKR; from the coding sequence ATGGTTGATAAAAACAAAAGAGAGAAAAGACCAACAGTGAAAAAAGAGGAAAATGCTGTTGTACTAGATTACCTAAGTCGTGGCTATGTCAAATCTGATATGTCCAAATTTGGTGGTAAACCTATTGCTCAAGCTATTGGTACAGAACAATTCACTTTACTCGAATTAGCTCCTAAGAATGGTGTTGATTTAGAAATCCAAGACACTGTATATATTGGTAAAGGAAAAAGAGATAAGATATACAGGGTTTTAGGTAAATTGGATTATGAAAACTTGACTGCAACAAGCAGAATCGAATTGGATTACGCCATTCGCGATATCGTTGAAGCTAATGAAGATAGATTCGTTGAATTTTTCAATGTTGCAGATTCTGTAAGTACAAGAATGCATTCACTTGAATTGATACCTGGTATCGGTAAGAAATACATGTGGGACATCATTAAGGCCCGTGAAGAGAAACCGTTTGAAAGCTTTGAGGACATTTCCGAAAGACTTCCTACATTGGCCGATCCTGCAGGCATGATTGTCAACAGGGTTAAGCAAGAACTTGACACCACAAAACCAAGAAGAGGTAAAAATAGATATTACTTATTTACACAACCTCCAAGAGCTGCAAGAAAAAGATAA